The sequence ctgtattcaAATCTGCCATTCGCTGGTTGGATGTAGACAGTCAATATCattgtttttttgcctttctcgtacaactaagttgtaccgaaaggctatcatttcactccgaaaacgaactttttatagaagcttctaagacccatagtattatataccaatcgactcagctcgacgagctgagcacatgtctgtctgtccgtgtgtatgtatgtgtgtatgtgtgtgtatgtgtgtgcacaaaagctataaaaaacattagacaacttttcatacagtaatccttaaccgattttctcgcaataagtcggtcattgcgtttaaaagttatgaagaaaatggtacatcggaccatataaaccccatataaggttggtgtcttaactaaatgcgagaaaggcaccaccaacgctaggtggattaatctgggtttcttTAATTCTGATCAAAAAGTGTACTAGCTTCGTTTAAATTTAACCGTAGTAGAACAGAAAtacatatatatttttcaaactatgttttttttaacagaCAGGCAGGCCCCCACCCCCTGGCCCCTCCTTAGTTACGCAAATGTggataggacaatgctttgactgtcccacccagtaAATGCATCCGTAGGACATGTCATAATTGTCCCACCCATTCCCGGCGCCACTGCTAAGAAATGTACTACAAACGACTAAGTGATTTTTTGAGTTGGAACATTTTGCTCCATGGGTGCGTTCTGCACTGTTCTCCTCTAATTAGTTTATTTgactttccaaagaatttaacCTCTATTCGAAAGATAGAGCTGCAGCAAAACGCGCAGGAGGAGGCGCAAAATGGCAGACTTGCATGGGAAATAAACAGTGCACGCAATCACAGCAAATGTAGGGAAAATATTGttgagtaaaaaaaataaaatgttgaatttTAGAGATGGTCCTGGGATTTTTTGTTTCAATCTAAGCGTCACATCTTGATAATAAACTAATAATGCGTTATAATGAAGATAATAACTTATTGCATATTGGACCATTTGAACCCATAGGATTATCAGGACCATCCTGAACTTTACAGAAGTTGGACCATGGACATGTTCAATGTGCATATCTATCTTAAAAATAACTTCTGAATAtgaaaaaccagattaatccacctagcgttgctGGTGCCTTTCACGCATTTagctaagacaccaaccttatatggggtttatgtGGTCCGATggaccattttcttcataacttcataacgcaatgaccgatcgttataaaattcaatagtgatcaacaaggctctgtcccctgtcgaataaaacttgttgcgagaaaatcggttaaggattactatacgaaaagttgtctaatgtttttatagcctttgtgcacacacatacacacacacacatacacacatacatacacacggacagacagacatgtgctcagctcgtcgatctgagtcgattggtatataatactatgggtctcagaggcttctataaaaagttcgtttacggagtgaaatgatagcctttcggtacaacttagttgtacgagaaaggcaaaaagctaaAAAAAGGCTCTAACTTGCTATTCTGAAACCCATGTGGTTTTTCTGTAACACAAGCATGATACTAATGTATTTAATTTTCGGATAATTATTCGCCTTTTCCATGATTTCTtcggtggaaattttcaaactttttatggGAAACGGAAAACTCTAGTCTTCCATGAGGTGTTTTTATTTAAATCGAAAAGCATAATATCTTCGATGGTGCAAAAACAACTTCGTCGTCTCGTGCATACCACACAGATTCAAAACAAACAACATGTACTTTTATGATGTATGAACACTTTATTAAAGAATGATCTATGAGTGAGCTATTTAACCGAAACAGATGCtctacaaatgaaacataaatgccGTATCAACAAATACCGGGCTTTCGGACCTGAACtcctgaaatgaaaaaaaaaaaggaaaacacaACATCAGAATCAGCAACCGACAAAGTCGCATTCCGCACTTACTGGGCCGTGCTCCGCACCGGTTCGAGCATTCCAGCTTGTACACGTTGTGGTAGGTGGTGTGGTCCGTTCCGCAGACCGGATTGTAGTGGCTCAGCGTCAGGCAGTTTGTCATGCAGATGTAAAATTCGCGTGACCTATTTGGCTGCTGGGGTTCCAGGGACGGTTGCAGCAGGTTCGGTGAACGAGTGGCCTGCACCGTCGTCACCAGATCGTTGAAAGCTTCCGATGTGAGAAAGGTGGGCCGAGCGGATTGGAACGTGCCGCCACCGCTAAGCGATGCTTGATTTCGGACTGCAGTTAAGGTTGGGATGCAAAGCGGACGGAATGGGATTGGAGAGATTGTAAATCGATAAAAAAATGCCTCGATGTGGTTTCTTACCGAATTTTTGACTCGATGGGAAATAGGTTGTGAAGGGACTTCGTATCGGTTGCTGGCGTCTCACACGTCGGGCTTCAGCCATGCTGGCTGATAGGATGAGAGCTACGAGAAAggtttgaaaagaaatgaaagGAAGAAGGTCATAATTTAATTGGAAATTAATACAAGGCGCAGGCAAAGCTGCTAATGAGCATCTTTTTTTCCTTTGAAGTTTTGATTTCCTATAGATTTTATCTTCTTAATAAATTGTTAGGATGACTATAAGGTAAAATATTGATGTCAGACACTTGATGTGATATTCCACATGATTTAATATCCATATTAAACATTCACAAAAGCCGTTAGTACAGGAAATGTATATAACAAACATTCTAAACGGCAATATTGCTTTTCTTACCGAAGAATAGTCTACCGTCACATACGTACGTGCAAATTTGTTGAaataccaaaacaaatgctAACACGTTCAATTGTATAGAAATTAACAAAAGCACATTCTTGCATCTTTTTTCACACCTTAAAAAGCGCTTCTTGTTGTTgagacgtcatccatatatggaAAAACTGGTGGGAGCATATTTTTGTGGGACAACAATTTATGGAATCGAATACGgcgcaaaatttgcaataaatTAATGGCCATCACAAATACCTATTCATAAAATCAACCAAGTGGTTTCGGAGAAGCTAAGGggtggaaaaataaaaaatagattACTGATAATTCGAGTCGTCAGATCCGAtattcgcattgaagtcgccaatTATGAACTTGATATCATCATTCAAAATTCTATATACGACGGCATTGTGTTGGTTCTGTAGCTCTTTGTTTTGCAGATTGGTAGCATTGGTTAGCGTGTaatgttgaaatttttaaagaaaggtTTCGAACATGTGTTTTGAATCTAACAATGGTCATTCTTGCCTCTAATGACTCTCACTCCACAACAGAGTGTATCTGGGGATACCAATTCCACGATGCCGGATAGCGTGATCGTCTAACAGGCCAGAGAATATCAGAATTTGTCCCGATAGAATTCTGTGCTTTTAAAAGTTTGTCCAACGGATTTCATTTTGCTCTACAATCTTAAgctaccgtcgtcggggtgacaatgggtcaaatgggggcgagaatgggtcactgtttcaagtacatagaatgcttgtagaatagattgaatgtatctgagggcaagaatactaaaatataaaaggcctttttgaaggattttgctatccgacctccaggctgccggtgagagcgatgacccattctcacccccagactcATTGTCatccccgatggcggtatctaTGATTTTTCCTGCTGGGCTGGGataaaaacgttccatgttATAATTCACCAGTCGATTTATGCAGTATTGgcttattttcttcttcttctatggctctacattccaactggaacttgaccggCTCTTAAACTTAGTATTCCATTATCATGTCCTAAGTGATTagagcctgtccacgttaaatttcggacaattAGATATTGTACAATTGATTTGTCGTCatttaattaatttgaacgaGAGCTAAgacatgctgaaagcagcatgaAGAGATTGAGCTGTTATGTTAATATATCGTCTCAGTGGttggtaaaaatgtttaaaaatcgcgCCGGACGATGTGTGTCCGAAATTTATCGTGGAAAGgctttaattgaaagctttctattcccgccattgcatgagtatgaatcttgtgtggcaagtacaatggatacacaatGCCCAGGGTAtcgaaaatgtttcccacccgaaaatatACTAGCCGTACCAAGAATCgaattcgccatctccggactggcaatcctacgcctttgctcgcaaggctactggagaccccattgAGTTTATACAGCCGTCCAATTAGATTTTCACCCGATTACAAAATTTAGCAACAGTTCCCAACAAACATTACCGGTGTAACACACAAAAAACACTCTCTCTTATTTTAGGCTCATCCTTATGAAAACGTCCAAACCGCAGCGAGCCACCGGAAGCGTGAAATGAGATTTGAGGTTTCACCTTATCACAAGTACCTCCCCACACAACACAGCCGGTGGTGCAAGCACAATTAATCTGTGCAGACCAACAGCCGATGGCTTTATTTTCGGCTATTTGCATTTGTTGaattaaaaatcaaaagaaaaagcaGATCGCGCACTATCTTTTCATCGACGGTTGAAAATTTACCATCGTGTGAATTGAAAGCACCACCATCATCGCCACTAGAAAGCATGGCCAAAGTCAAGTCGGGAGGAAAACGTGAACCAAGATGTTCGTAGAGAAGATCATCGTATACACTAGGGTGGCGACGGCCGGGAATCCGGGAATAGTGGTCATAAGAGTGAGAAACAAATATTCttaaaaatatttacaatatcgaaaagtttgaataaaatcaaaataaaattttgacaatttcATGTCGATGGTTGTATAAATGTAAGGAAAACGTTCTTTCAAACCATTTCCGAAAAACTTTGAATTAAATATTTCAATCTTAAAAAACTGGTTTTCATTATCACCCTAATGTATGTTGCTGTACTTGTAGTCGGGGGACTATCGGTCACTCTGCTTGTTTGGTGGCTAATTTGCTCCAATGAAGGTGAAATTGGTGATTCGCCGATGAAAATGAAATCTCTCTTTCAGTTGAGCAGGTATGTCCATTGCATTGCCGAGAGAGGTGTGTTCGGTCCGGTATAATCCGAATGATTTATGGCGCATAATGTTAATTGATGCGTGGGGTGTTTGATACGATATGTTGTTGGTGTACGCGATGATTATACGGTTTTAATGTTATTGACGCCTTTCATAAGATGAAGTTGTGCTTAGTACCTACAATATCTTTGATCAAGTtatataaatgatatatttctCTTCCTTTCTCACAGATGTATTGCAACTGGACTGCCTTACAGATTATGATCGAttccaagggcgtagccagccCCCGCCTCGTTTCTTTAAAACAGTGATTCCAAAAGTGCGACCCGCAGGCCGTAAGCAGACCTCAAAGCCTTTTTTTGTGGCCCACCAATGATTTCAGATAATCAGAGCATTAGAGATTAAAGCTTCCAATGCATGGTACACTTCGATGTTTATACTTTAtaaataatgattatgattaatgattaactgACTTTGATTAACAATTgagacaatttttaacaataattaacgattatgatttttgaatatttttttagtacTAACGATAAACGGTCATAATTGAATATCGGACTATTATgtgatgattaatgattaacaaTAGATTTAATGTGAATGTGATTTATCAAAGTTGAtcaggccgatacaaatatttaaaatctattttgtctcccccccccctcgggttttatttttgctaaaaaataatattttgagggggcaacaaatttatttatatattagggtaaaacgtcctatcgttgtggtatgtcctaatgttgcggtagtgttaaaatagttcattctggatataatagcattaaaaacaattgtggatacgctaaaactcatcgaattaacgactagaacaccTTTTATTTgacgaaattccgttaaaaattattaaaaatcaacatttttcattaaaaattggaatcctttgagcctatcattgcggtagtgttaaggtcctattgttgtggtatcgatttccataagaattgcatgcaataccgcaacaataggactgaccttgagAAAATGTCGCAAGGATAGGCacctgcgtcctattattgcggtagtttgtttttagtgtgataaaaacaaaacagcatAAGTTTaacacaattgacgtaatatttacgaatctatagttaacgagcaaccTATTCGACTACAGCAATGTAGAAAAAGACCAACATGTAATTTTtaaagcatttttgaaatcaattttatgttgacacggtgcttaacccctccataataggtcgttttaccctatttaaattattattattattatttaaataaaattcggataatttggaggattttcaaaatattctttaaaaaatccgaggagtttttttatttttttcattttgatatttattttttattagcccccttgacctttcggagaccagtaggacaaaaagttaattaaatatttgtaacggccttattattaattatttgagTGATTTGCCTAGTTCTAGGAATTAGGGTGGCAAAAGCTAATTTAGCATAAtcaaatacacccgattctttttttacacgggggatgcgttccgtgtaaaaaaagttttcagctcgaaatttgaaaatccgtgtaaaaaaagttttatgatttctcgacaaatcatagcaaatggagcaactttgcaaaaattttgtataggatttttttttacacggccgtgtaaaaaaaatccgtgtaaaaacagaatcgggtgtaattaCAGATGTCATACCTGATGCAGAAGCCCAAGCCAAACTTCACGCTGCTACTAGTTTGGATGAGAAGGAAATGTTGTTCCAAAGAATCTCACATTTTGATCCACAAAACTTCTGAatcaaacgaattaaaaaaaaaagaaatgaacCCAAAGCGTCGGAGTCGCTAAATCATACGTTTTAAGTCCTAGGGCGAGTCCAAGTCACTGTTGGCAATTGGCAAAATCTACTCTCAGTATGCATTACCGAGTGAAAAGACTCAAGATGCTTTAGGCACTTGGCCAATACGACTGCGCCCGCGAATGTTTGggttagggtggttcaaaaaatcgattttgctccacagcagtcttcaaaagttcctttgcAATTCGTTGCATTGATGCAAAATCCAAGGAGCAGGAGAATGAATGCTCCCTATGTGTCAAGTGATCATTGCTTTGATGCACTTGCATCATTTTGTAAAATACTGCATCATTGATTTGAATCCTTTCATTGGATTCTAGGCAAAGGCAAACACGTGGTGCGTATTATTAGTAACCGGTTTGCTTTCCACTTCGTTGTTACGTCGCGAAGACGATTGTTGTTAGCAACTGGATATTTTGTCATATTTTGCTTCTGTAATAGGAAATTACATTTGAAACAAAATGAGAGGTCCGAGAACCAAAACTTCAATGAATTGGGTTGAGAAATTAATTACCCTACTTGTTTACATTATATGACTCTTAGCATATTATATTATATGACAATAGCATTAGGTTTCATCCAACAGATAGAATCGccgaaatcgaaatttcattacGATGAGCTCTATAGATTCGGTGctcggaaggttgttgtctacattTTTCGCTGCTGCTGtcagtttgaagtttttttttttcgtcaaaaTAAACAGTTAGTACCAGTTAGTACGACACAGCATTACCACGACGTGTGTCCTAACACTTGAATCATATCCATATAATAAAGTATAAAAAACGAAAAAGTTCGACGGGAGAATCAAACTTTCAATTAAGAGATTGACACAATTGAATATGACACCACTAGCCATATAACCACATAGCCACCTTTAGGTTCCATGCTTTCAAAGGGCAATTTGATGCTTCGATTTACGATTCGGTAGGTCATCGCCTGAAATGATTTGAATCAATGATGCGATATTTCAAATCAAGTGTGCAAAGGAGCAATTGAAAGCGAGGATGTAAATTTATTCcaatttaaatcattttttcaaagcttgCTTTTGCGAATCATTCTGAAAAGAGGACGCTCTTTGAAGactgctccacagtgctcatctgatgcTTCACCATATTCTGATTGTCCTCTGAAAacttgagctcatttggattaaaactgatttagcacaagccgtttcaagttgcatgcaaattagtatggggaaatttattttttcattatactgttaatgacgcttccgcattatgcgcaggttaaaagaaaacctacatagctaaaaggaatacttaacagctttcacccaatgaaaaccgcatgttgattatcTTCCCCAATGATTAGTAAtagattttaagacaggttgcgaatctttagtcatgatcgttaaacttctttgagggcatcactgaaatgtgcagtgcaacatagtagcctgaatttgtgggtgctatctttcgcgccacgagcagcaatgttgcctgttgatgagttatgcaattagctccagaaaaccacggtatagattaaattcgattactaattattggaacgattaattgagatgcggttttcactgagtgaaagctgttgagtattccttttagctatgtaggttttctttgtAAATGcccttgatggggaagcgtcattaacagtataatgaaaaaataaatttccccatactaatttgcatgcaaacttgaaatggCTTGTGccaaatcagttttaatccaaatgagctcaaattttcagaggacactcagaacatgctaaagaatcagatgagtgctgtggagcaaaatcaattttttgaaccaccctattggGTATATTGACGCCGTACGTTCACTCAAACACTTTAATTGTGGTACAATACAGTAAGTGCTCCCTTTGTTTTTCGTTCTGGGTGTTATTCTTTATATTAAGGGCGAATGACCCCTTCAGTGCATTTTATTTAGACATATTTACTCAAAATTACGACAACTACAATAATATAGTTGTTAACAAATTTGCCTTTTGACATAGTATTAAATCATCTTGATAAGGTCGGTTTCTTTAATAAACATCAAAACTTTCTTCTCTACATTAAGATCGTcacttaaaattttcctaacAGAACAGTAGTTCCTAAACTGCATTCAATCATTTTCTGATCAAAAGCTCTACTACTACACCCGTCCGTCTCCGCAAGACGGCAGCAGCACGGCTTTGTCAAGGCGAATGTTGTATTAATCAAAAGTTCTTAACTTAACCTGAGCTCacatttggaggtacctgaagtCATTGTGTATAAACTAGCCaatcactgccgtaatctgacaaagtgacgtatatgccattttccaaaaaatggtgttaacgagtagtactcatcgtactctttaacagaaaattggaaaacatgtatgttgcaAAATGGCGCATACGTGACCTTTTCGGATTACGGCAGATCAGTGATCGATGCACTGATCGTGAGAGAGATAGCAAAATAGAAACCATACCATCAGCGCTAACGTGCGACGGGTAGCTTAGGAGCAAAATTATATTCGTCTAGAATTATATTCGGAATGACGCAAGGAATGGGATTTGATGGAATTGAACTTAGGTCGATGACATGTTGATACGCATGCTacaagtgaagtgagaaatgagtagtgtgaaTTGAAAAGtggaacgtctcacttctcactgttcatttcttactttgtgaaaagtgagtagtccgaagtgagaagtaagacgtcttctcacttttcacaacgaAAAGatagaaatgagtagtgagatgtctcacttttaactactcatttctcacttctcactcatcactgtGAAAAGAGGGATGGGCAAAGTAAGAAGGGACCCTAGTAACAGAATTgcgaccgatttggttgcagtgaCTCCTATATGACTTGGTTTAATCATACATAAGCCACAGAAACTCGTCTATGATAAGTGTGTTACTCGGGGAGTtgcctctcttctcactcatcatttcttacttctcatttcataCTTCTGCAaggagaggtgagaagtgagacgtcaaatgacctatttggccaaaaaacattttcggccgaatgatctATTAGACTAAaaaacatattcggccaaatgacccttctagGCAAAAATacccttttcggccaaaagacctattcggctaaatgaactattcgaccaaatgatctattcaacCAAAAGAGCTATTCAAATGaactgttcagccaaatgacccattcggccaaatgacttattcggccaaatgactttaccAAGTTAAATTATTTGTGATTTGATTTAACGAATCTAGGAACTAAGGTATTCGGCGTTGGCATTCAtctcaaaaatttccaaaaatttgtTACACCCTATAgtctttgattttttattttatcgaaTGTTATAGCcaaacatgttttaaatttgttttgcaatttgttaaaatatttttgcCTATTTGCCGAATGATTGTTGATGGTACGGATACAAAACTAAGTTTTGTGTTAGGCCAGTTTTCATTATTGGAAAACTGACCCAAAACTGTGTGAATCCAAACGAGCGTACGATCCTTTAATATGAATGACACTGATCGGTTCATCTTGGGATTCTTTGTGTTTATATATGTTAAGAGTTGACAGGAAAAGTTGGAAAATGGTCGAAATGCAACTTTTCCATGAGTTCTGAAAAAAAGCATTAAGCTCGAACTGTAATCGATCTAGtaccgttttgcttcgaattgccggacgcttGGAAAGCCGGACACTAcaattgttatttgactttatttaccatttcaacaagtatttcttgggttatcaatgcagggaacgattcttagacttgaaaccattttaacaaatgtaagtaatccgtgatctgtggtaaaaacttgaaaattagaggTAAAAAAGGAAGgcatgtcataatcaacggtGAATTTCGTTATTCTTAGCATGCAGCTTTAGACTCAACATTAGAAAAACTAAGCTCATATTTTCTGTATTCTATCATTTGCATCATTAGTATTTTAATAACATAGTATGATAGCACTCTTTGTCATGAATTagagaaattgcttgggaattcaTGGATTTGTAATTTGTATTACATTTTCtgtatgtccggacttcgaggcaagttCTTGCAATTGCTTCGATTGccggacatgctgaaatgatgttaaataactgtttatcagttaagttaaaggaaatcaaatgattcgtaATGAGCAAGCATAGTTACAATCTCGTTAGATTTGAGTTGTTGCACCCCAAAAGGAACATTGATTGCTCTCAGCTTATCGATATATactcatacacatattgtaaatggtatcacttgcacacaagtagcaaaacttgccttcagtttctagtgaaaggttgtcttcaaaagtattttttaGCCATTCacattttgtagaaaaaaaatgaacaagtttgtaaaaatagcttttttaacagaattgtacaaaaagacacgttgtgaacgacacccgtcaaataaaaaaactcaacatttctCGGACAAGCCTGGATTTTTCAATCCGCatgcacagttaaaaattctgaaaatcacGCGCCATGGAAAAATCCAAaagcatatttttgtgttcaatagcctctaattttacatcca comes from Armigeres subalbatus isolate Guangzhou_Male chromosome 2, GZ_Asu_2, whole genome shotgun sequence and encodes:
- the LOC134215499 gene encoding uncharacterized protein LOC134215499, with product MKQIKFAAVLVIALILSASMAEARRVRRQQPIRSPFTTYFPSSQKFVRNQASLSGGGTFQSARPTFLTSEAFNDLVTTVQATRSPNLLQPSLEPQQPNRSREFYICMTNCLTLSHYNPVCGTDHTTYHNVYKLECSNRCGARPRVQVRKPGIC